A single region of the Pseudomonas sp. GGS8 genome encodes:
- a CDS encoding endonuclease/exonuclease/phosphatase family protein → MRIASFNIEKNGGSSTLEKKAQVDFFISKCCSNKEWNVDLLFLCEVHSAQVNNYASNLAEIYPSYRVAAFTGGYSNAYIVMVSEFAQIEICSQGKLFGLNRDLIAIAATGVNGYTGYVFLAHFKSGQNGLTKSQLKSCTALGGNWVVTGDMNLDYANVGQVETAGLAYECWGGQQTHAKGGILDWVLASADVKVTTIDITGLANEFDMSGPDHRPILFDVSS, encoded by the coding sequence ATGAGAATCGCAAGCTTCAACATCGAAAAGAATGGCGGTTCTTCTACACTCGAAAAAAAAGCGCAGGTGGACTTTTTCATCAGCAAGTGCTGTTCGAACAAGGAGTGGAACGTCGACCTTTTGTTTTTGTGCGAAGTGCATTCAGCCCAGGTCAATAACTATGCATCCAACCTGGCGGAAATTTATCCAAGCTACAGGGTTGCCGCTTTTACGGGTGGATACTCGAACGCCTACATTGTCATGGTCAGTGAATTCGCGCAGATCGAGATTTGTAGTCAAGGCAAGCTATTTGGTTTGAACAGGGATCTGATTGCCATCGCCGCGACGGGAGTGAATGGTTACACCGGGTACGTTTTTCTCGCACACTTCAAATCCGGACAGAACGGTCTCACCAAAAGCCAGCTCAAATCCTGCACAGCGCTGGGTGGAAACTGGGTCGTGACGGGAGATATGAACCTGGACTATGCCAATGTCGGTCAAGTGGAAACCGCGGGGCTCGCATACGAATGCTGGGGCGGACAACAGACCCACGCCAAAGGAGGAATACTGGATTGGGTGCTCGCATCCGCAGACGTGAAAGTCACCACAATTGACATCACCGGGCTGGCCAATGAATTCGATATGAGCGGGCCGGATCATCGTCCTATTCTGTTTGACGTCTCGTCCTGA
- the tssH gene encoding type VI secretion system ATPase TssH: protein MELASLIGRLNPDNRRALERAAQRCLQRGHHYVEIEHLLLELLDIEGGDFAWLLPRFGLERDALTAEINKALELFKSGSTRTPALSAHTIGLLEDAVVQASVLGLESIRSGLLLLALLDRDERRSLLLNSASSLLKIPREALRSHLLEWTESSREHVGGTRPVSASHPQPKQDSVLDQFTQDLTADAHAGRIDPIVGRDGEIRQCIDILLRRRQNNPILVGAPGVGKTAVVEGLALRIAAGDVPPSLQEVSLRVLDLGLLQAGAGVKGEFEQRLKGVIDAVRSADKPIILFIDEAHTLIGAGGAEGGSDAANLLKPALARGELRTLAATTWLEYKKYFEKDPALARRFQLVQVEEPDEITAVEMLRGVAAKLEQHHGVQVLDAAIHEAVKLSHRYISGRQLPDKAISVLDTACARVALGQHDVPPPLESLRHRQQSLKDEVERLRREQATGLDHRERITLLETESVGNVQAIRELETRWNEERIAVRELLETRRELLTLSERADNDKPDEATDSRIDHLAAELVRLEAGLDAIRQDDPLVPEQVDGKTVAAVIAGWTGIPVGKMLADEAHAVRTLGQRMGLRVMGQSTALNTIAQRLQAYRAGLTDPQKPVGVFLLVGPTGVGKTETAYALADALYGGERNLISINLSEYQEAHTVSQLKGAPPGYVGYGSGGVLTEAVRRKPYSVVLLDEIEKAHPDVLEAFYNVFDKGVMEDGTGLVVDFKNTVMLATSNVGAELLLDTPTAQLGTDAFNEALHNVLLKAFRPAFLARMTVVAYRPLDEATLEGIVLAKLEKLRGRYKAATGKQFEFDAGIVQAVLAKCSAAGARDVENVLMTQVTGKLAEWVLE, encoded by the coding sequence ATGGAACTGGCCAGCCTGATCGGACGCCTCAACCCGGACAACCGCCGCGCCCTCGAACGGGCCGCACAACGTTGCCTGCAACGGGGTCATCATTACGTCGAAATCGAGCACCTGCTGCTTGAACTGCTGGACATCGAGGGCGGTGACTTCGCCTGGCTGCTGCCGCGCTTCGGTCTGGAGCGCGATGCCCTGACGGCGGAAATCAACAAGGCCCTGGAACTGTTCAAGTCCGGCAGCACCCGCACCCCGGCGCTCTCGGCGCACACCATCGGCCTGCTCGAAGACGCAGTGGTTCAGGCCAGCGTGCTCGGCCTTGAAAGCATCCGCTCCGGCTTGCTGCTGCTGGCCTTGCTCGACCGCGACGAACGCCGCAGCCTGCTGCTCAATAGCGCCTCGTCGCTGTTGAAAATTCCACGGGAAGCCTTGCGCAGTCATTTGCTGGAGTGGACCGAAAGCTCACGCGAACACGTTGGCGGCACGCGGCCGGTCAGTGCCAGCCATCCGCAACCGAAACAGGATTCGGTGCTCGACCAGTTCACCCAGGACCTGACCGCCGACGCCCACGCCGGGCGTATCGACCCCATCGTCGGCCGCGACGGCGAGATTCGTCAGTGCATCGACATCCTGCTGCGCCGTCGGCAGAACAACCCGATCCTGGTCGGCGCGCCAGGGGTGGGCAAAACCGCGGTGGTCGAAGGCCTGGCGTTGCGCATTGCCGCCGGGGACGTGCCGCCGTCGTTGCAGGAAGTCAGCCTGCGGGTACTCGACCTCGGCCTGTTGCAGGCGGGCGCCGGGGTCAAGGGCGAGTTCGAGCAGCGGCTCAAAGGCGTAATCGACGCGGTGCGCAGCGCCGACAAACCGATCATTCTGTTTATCGACGAAGCCCACACGCTGATTGGCGCTGGCGGCGCGGAAGGCGGCAGCGACGCGGCCAATCTGCTCAAACCGGCGTTGGCCCGTGGTGAGTTGCGCACCCTGGCCGCGACCACCTGGCTTGAATACAAAAAATACTTCGAGAAAGACCCCGCTCTGGCCAGGCGCTTTCAACTGGTGCAAGTCGAGGAACCCGATGAAATCACCGCCGTGGAAATGCTCCGTGGCGTGGCTGCAAAACTGGAACAACATCATGGCGTTCAGGTACTCGACGCAGCGATTCACGAAGCGGTGAAACTGTCCCACCGCTACATCTCCGGGCGCCAGTTACCGGACAAAGCCATCAGCGTGCTCGACACCGCGTGTGCCCGGGTCGCCCTCGGCCAGCACGATGTGCCGCCACCGCTGGAAAGCCTGCGCCATCGCCAGCAGAGCCTCAAGGATGAAGTCGAACGCCTGCGTCGCGAACAGGCCACCGGGCTCGATCACCGTGAACGCATCACCCTGCTGGAAACTGAATCCGTGGGTAACGTGCAGGCCATTCGCGAACTGGAAACCCGCTGGAACGAAGAACGGATCGCCGTGCGCGAACTGCTGGAAACCCGTCGCGAATTACTCACCTTGAGCGAGCGCGCCGACAACGACAAACCGGACGAAGCCACCGACAGCCGCATCGATCATCTGGCCGCCGAACTGGTGCGACTCGAGGCAGGGCTGGATGCCATTCGCCAGGACGATCCGTTGGTGCCGGAACAGGTCGATGGCAAAACCGTGGCCGCGGTGATCGCCGGCTGGACCGGCATCCCTGTGGGCAAGATGCTCGCCGACGAAGCCCACGCCGTGCGCACCCTCGGCCAGCGCATGGGCCTGCGGGTGATGGGCCAAAGCACCGCGCTGAACACCATCGCCCAACGCCTGCAAGCCTACCGCGCCGGCCTCACCGACCCACAGAAACCGGTCGGCGTGTTCCTGCTGGTCGGCCCCACTGGCGTGGGAAAGACCGAAACCGCCTATGCGTTGGCCGACGCGCTGTACGGCGGCGAACGCAACCTGATCAGCATCAACCTTTCCGAATACCAGGAAGCCCACACCGTCAGCCAACTCAAAGGCGCTCCGCCCGGCTACGTCGGCTACGGCAGCGGCGGCGTGCTCACCGAAGCGGTGCGACGCAAACCCTATTCGGTGGTACTGCTCGACGAAATCGAAAAGGCCCACCCGGATGTACTCGAAGCTTTCTACAACGTCTTCGACAAAGGGGTCATGGAAGACGGCACCGGGCTGGTGGTGGATTTCAAAAACACCGTGATGCTGGCCACCAGCAACGTCGGGGCTGAGTTGCTGCTCGACACACCGACCGCGCAACTGGGCACCGATGCCTTCAACGAAGCGCTGCATAACGTGCTGCTGAAAGCGTTTCGGCCAGCGTTTCTGGCGCGCATGACGGTAGTGGCGTATCGGCCGCTGGATGAAGCGACGCTGGAGGGGATTGTGTTGGCGAAGCTGGAGAAATTGCGTGGGCGCTACAAGGCTGCGACCGGGAAGCAGTTTGAGTTCGATGCCGGGATTGTGCAGGCGGTGTTGGCCAAGTGCAGTGCTGCCGGGGCAAGGGATGTTGAGAATGTGTTGATGACGCAGGTGACGGGGAAGTTGGCGGAGTGGGTGTTGGAGTAA
- the tssF gene encoding type VI secretion system baseplate subunit TssF — protein MSDSIDPQLLDYYQRELTWLRHAGSIFAERYPKVARRLELSPGECPDPHVERLLEGFALLAARLQRRLDDDYAEFSDALLEQLYPLAMRPLPSCAIVQFEPDPSKGNLNDGYPLPRDTPLFVTTAKGESIHFRTSAAVRLWPVEINEALLLGSDEAQALTGVAQARSALRLSLRCLGESQWSTLAIKQLRVHLAASPVINACLYDLLGAHAVKVLAGPAGSVPVALTGLPQIVGFASDEVLLPDEDGVHPGMRLLAEYFAFPDKFNFFDIPLAGAASDSQTLYLYIVFDRAPASRLHLQASDIALGCAPVINLFPRTSEPLRPDGTRSEYRLVADSHRENSVEIHSIRAMRASSSQGVQRVPAYYGSQHGGTDKQCYWHARRVNGMTPNRLGTDLMVSLVDTRLDPLTEASEYSLTAELLCTNRHLAQSLPAGTPLGFERPGPVAWARLRNPPSPQSLPRLDGESRWRLVSQLTLNHLSLVEGPQALDALKEILQLHNLRDEASALRQIDGLLSLGCERVIAHVGEDAWRGWRNGLEVQLQLDPQHFVGSSAVLFSAVLAQFFSLYATANRFVRTALVQSDKEVKTWQPQAGMPLSL, from the coding sequence ATGAGCGACTCGATTGACCCGCAACTGCTCGACTACTACCAACGCGAACTGACCTGGCTACGGCACGCCGGGAGTATTTTTGCCGAGCGTTATCCCAAGGTCGCCAGACGCCTGGAACTGTCCCCCGGTGAATGCCCCGACCCGCATGTCGAACGCCTGCTCGAAGGTTTCGCCTTGCTCGCCGCGCGCTTGCAACGGCGGCTCGATGACGACTACGCCGAATTCAGCGACGCCTTGCTCGAACAGCTTTACCCGTTGGCCATGCGGCCGCTGCCGTCCTGCGCGATCGTGCAGTTCGAGCCGGACCCGAGCAAGGGCAACCTGAACGATGGTTATCCGTTGCCACGGGACACACCGCTCTTCGTCACCACTGCCAAAGGTGAAAGCATCCACTTTCGCACCAGCGCCGCGGTTCGATTGTGGCCGGTGGAAATCAACGAAGCGTTGCTGCTGGGTAGCGACGAAGCCCAGGCCCTGACCGGTGTGGCGCAAGCGCGCTCGGCCCTGCGCCTGAGCCTGCGTTGCCTGGGTGAAAGCCAGTGGTCGACGCTGGCCATCAAACAATTGCGCGTGCACCTGGCCGCCTCGCCGGTGATCAACGCCTGCCTGTATGACCTGCTCGGTGCCCACGCCGTGAAGGTGCTGGCCGGACCGGCCGGCAGTGTGCCGGTCGCGCTGACCGGGTTGCCGCAGATCGTCGGCTTTGCCAGCGACGAAGTGCTGTTGCCGGACGAGGACGGCGTGCATCCCGGGATGCGCCTGCTCGCCGAGTACTTTGCCTTCCCGGACAAATTCAACTTCTTCGACATTCCATTGGCCGGCGCCGCCAGCGACAGCCAGACGCTGTACCTGTACATCGTCTTCGACCGCGCCCCGGCCAGCCGCCTGCACCTTCAGGCCAGCGACATCGCCCTGGGCTGCGCGCCGGTGATCAACCTGTTTCCGCGAACCTCGGAGCCACTGCGCCCGGACGGCACCCGCAGCGAGTATCGTCTGGTCGCCGATAGCCACCGGGAAAACAGCGTCGAGATCCACAGTATCCGCGCCATGCGCGCCAGCTCAAGCCAAGGCGTGCAACGGGTGCCGGCGTATTACGGCAGCCAGCATGGCGGCACCGACAAACAGTGCTACTGGCATGCGCGTCGGGTCAACGGCATGACCCCGAATCGGCTGGGCACCGACCTGATGGTGAGCCTGGTCGATACCCGACTCGATCCGCTGACCGAGGCCAGCGAATACAGCCTCACCGCCGAACTGCTGTGCACCAACCGGCACCTCGCCCAGAGCCTGCCGGCCGGCACGCCACTGGGTTTCGAACGACCGGGGCCGGTGGCTTGGGCGCGTTTGCGTAACCCGCCCAGCCCGCAGAGTTTGCCGCGACTGGACGGCGAATCCCGCTGGCGGCTGGTGTCGCAACTGACCCTCAATCATTTGTCACTGGTCGAGGGGCCGCAAGCGCTGGATGCCCTCAAGGAAATCCTCCAGTTGCACAACCTGCGCGACGAGGCCAGCGCCTTGCGGCAGATCGACGGCTTGTTAAGCCTCGGCTGCGAACGGGTAATCGCCCATGTCGGTGAAGATGCGTGGCGCGGCTGGCGCAATGGGTTGGAAGTTCAGCTGCAACTCGATCCGCAGCATTTCGTCGGCAGCAGCGCGGTGTTGTTCTCAGCAGTGCTGGCGCAGTTCTTTTCACTCTATGCCACCGCCAATCGCTTCGTGCGCACGGCTCTGGTCCAGTCAGACAAGGAGGTCAAGACATGGCAACCCCAAGCCGGCATGCCGCTGTCCCTCTGA
- a CDS encoding Hcp family type VI secretion system effector, which produces MDAIILDLGGDIKGDSLLEGYKDKIEIMSYSHNVAMQVTNDVSNSERTSGKPHIGEFTLTKFVDSSTPSLNEYCCAGKPIPEAKITIGRNAAEGSGQLMPFIIYTLTNVVLSNVSVSGGTGGKPVETISLNFTKIKWELTAQKDDGTKEGTAASTWDMAANKLIKAK; this is translated from the coding sequence ATGGATGCAATCATTCTCGACCTCGGCGGCGACATCAAAGGCGATAGCCTGCTTGAGGGTTACAAGGACAAGATCGAAATCATGTCCTACAGCCACAACGTGGCGATGCAGGTGACCAACGACGTCAGCAACTCGGAGCGCACCTCCGGCAAGCCGCACATCGGCGAGTTCACCCTGACCAAATTCGTCGACAGCTCGACGCCCTCCCTCAACGAATATTGCTGCGCCGGCAAACCGATCCCCGAAGCCAAGATCACCATCGGCCGTAACGCCGCCGAAGGCAGCGGTCAGCTGATGCCGTTCATCATCTACACCCTGACCAACGTGGTGCTGTCCAACGTCAGCGTCAGTGGTGGTACGGGTGGCAAACCGGTGGAAACCATTTCCCTGAACTTCACCAAGATCAAGTGGGAGCTCACCGCCCAGAAAGACGACGGCACCAAGGAAGGCACGGCCGCCTCGACCTGGGACATGGCCGCCAACAAACTCATCAAAGCCAAGTAA
- the tssG gene encoding type VI secretion system baseplate subunit TssG has protein sequence MATPSRHAAVPLSLSQKLRRDPQAFELLQALLLLEREHPQAESLGSGTAPQAEALRLRGPLTPLFSASEIESLTQDAGQPPTLTTPVFGLGGPDGPLPYAYQEWLQQRARAKDHAPAEFLDLFQHRLLSLLYKVMRKHRIAVGFTVPGASPVQAQLRALTGLLPKALQERQAVPDSAVLACSALFADGRRSLAGFAAIVREHFELPVELSAYEGAWREIPPASRSRLQPGGRNLQLGRSAVAGTRVWDEHAGIRLTLGPLTSAQAARFLPDGEAHPALASLSALYFGPDLDCTLVLLVRGANPMKLARQAPPSLSWNGGLQRQASLAVQRIETRLRQLEIT, from the coding sequence ATGGCAACCCCAAGCCGGCATGCCGCTGTCCCTCTGAGCCTGAGCCAGAAGCTGCGACGCGATCCGCAGGCGTTCGAGTTGTTGCAGGCATTGCTGCTGCTGGAACGCGAACACCCGCAAGCCGAATCCCTGGGCAGCGGCACCGCGCCTCAAGCGGAAGCCTTGCGCCTGCGCGGGCCGTTGACGCCACTGTTTTCCGCCAGCGAAATCGAAAGCCTGACTCAGGACGCGGGCCAGCCACCGACACTCACAACGCCAGTGTTTGGCCTGGGCGGACCGGACGGTCCCCTGCCCTACGCCTATCAGGAATGGCTGCAACAACGCGCCCGCGCCAAGGATCATGCACCGGCCGAGTTCCTCGACCTGTTCCAGCATCGCTTGCTCAGCCTGCTGTACAAGGTGATGCGCAAACACCGGATTGCGGTCGGCTTCACCGTTCCCGGCGCGTCGCCGGTACAGGCGCAACTGCGGGCGCTGACCGGGTTATTGCCCAAAGCCTTGCAGGAACGGCAGGCCGTACCCGACTCCGCGGTACTGGCGTGCAGTGCGCTGTTTGCTGACGGTCGTCGTTCGCTGGCCGGCTTCGCCGCGATCGTGCGCGAGCACTTCGAACTGCCGGTAGAGCTCAGTGCCTATGAAGGTGCCTGGCGGGAGATTCCGCCGGCCAGCCGCAGTCGCCTGCAACCGGGTGGGCGCAATCTGCAACTGGGGCGCAGCGCCGTGGCCGGCACCCGGGTCTGGGATGAACACGCCGGCATCCGCCTGACCCTCGGCCCGCTGACCTCGGCGCAGGCGGCGCGGTTTCTGCCGGACGGTGAAGCCCATCCGGCGCTGGCCAGTCTCAGTGCGCTGTATTTCGGCCCCGACCTGGATTGCACACTGGTGCTGTTGGTGCGCGGTGCCAACCCGATGAAACTCGCTCGCCAGGCCCCGCCCTCGCTCAGTTGGAACGGCGGCCTGCAACGCCAGGCCAGCCTTGCCGTGCAACGGATTGAAACCCGCCTTCGCCAGCTGGAGATCACCTGA
- the tssC gene encoding type VI secretion system contractile sheath large subunit, whose product MPASSAAQTQASDSTTETLSLLDQIIAKGRMAHDDSQQDYARDMLAEFATQVLDEGMAIDKDTVAMINDRISQIDELISAQLNEVLHHPDLQKLEASWRGLHLLVKNTETSSRLKLRLLNVAQKELQNDLEKAVEFDQSALFKKIYEEEYGTFGGHPFSLLVGDYTFGRHPQDIGLLEKLSNVAAAAHAPFIAAASPRLFDMNSFTELAVPRDLSKVFESQELIKWRSFRESEDSRYVSLVLPHFLLRLPYGPDTSPVEGINYVEDVNGSDHGKYLWGNAAWALSQRITEAFAKYGWCAAIRGAEGGGAVEGLPAHTFRTTSGDLSLKCPTEVAITDRREKELNDLGFIALCHKKNSDVAVFFGGQTTNKSKVYNTNEANANARISAMLPYVLAASRFAHYLKVIMRDKVGSFMTRDNVQTYLNNWIADYVLINDNAPQEIKAQYPLREARVDVTEVAGKPGAYKATVFLRPHFQLEELTASIRLVATLPPPAAA is encoded by the coding sequence ATGCCCGCCTCATCCGCCGCCCAGACCCAAGCCAGTGACAGTACGACCGAGACCTTGTCCCTGCTCGACCAAATAATCGCCAAAGGCCGCATGGCCCATGACGACAGCCAGCAGGATTACGCCCGCGACATGCTCGCGGAATTCGCCACCCAGGTCCTCGACGAAGGCATGGCCATCGACAAGGACACCGTGGCGATGATCAACGACCGCATCAGCCAGATCGACGAGCTGATCAGCGCTCAACTGAACGAAGTGTTGCACCACCCGGATCTGCAGAAACTCGAAGCCTCCTGGCGCGGCCTGCACCTGCTGGTGAAGAACACCGAGACCAGCTCCCGGCTGAAGCTGCGCCTGCTCAACGTGGCTCAAAAAGAGCTGCAGAACGACCTGGAAAAAGCCGTCGAGTTCGACCAGAGCGCGCTGTTCAAGAAGATCTACGAAGAGGAATACGGCACCTTCGGCGGCCACCCCTTCAGCCTGCTGGTGGGTGACTACACCTTCGGCCGGCACCCGCAAGACATTGGCCTGCTGGAGAAACTGTCGAACGTCGCGGCGGCCGCTCATGCGCCGTTCATTGCCGCAGCCAGCCCACGGCTGTTCGACATGAACAGCTTCACCGAACTGGCGGTGCCACGGGATCTGTCGAAAGTGTTTGAGAGCCAGGAGCTGATCAAGTGGCGCTCGTTCCGTGAAAGTGAAGATTCGCGCTACGTATCGCTGGTGCTGCCGCACTTCTTGCTGCGCCTGCCCTACGGCCCTGACACATCGCCGGTGGAAGGCATCAACTACGTCGAAGACGTCAACGGCAGTGACCACGGCAAATACCTGTGGGGCAATGCCGCGTGGGCCTTGTCGCAACGGATCACCGAAGCCTTCGCCAAATACGGCTGGTGCGCGGCGATTCGCGGTGCCGAAGGCGGTGGTGCGGTGGAAGGCCTGCCGGCCCATACCTTCCGCACAACTTCCGGCGACCTGTCGCTCAAATGCCCGACCGAAGTGGCGATCACCGACCGTCGCGAGAAAGAACTCAACGACCTCGGCTTCATCGCCCTGTGCCACAAGAAAAACAGCGACGTGGCAGTGTTCTTCGGCGGCCAGACCACCAACAAGTCCAAGGTCTACAACACCAACGAGGCGAACGCCAACGCGCGGATTTCGGCGATGCTGCCGTACGTGCTCGCGGCCTCGCGTTTCGCGCATTACCTGAAGGTGATCATGCGCGACAAAGTCGGCAGCTTCATGACCCGCGACAACGTGCAGACCTACCTCAACAACTGGATCGCCGACTACGTGCTGATCAACGACAACGCGCCGCAAGAAATCAAGGCGCAGTACCCGTTGCGCGAAGCCCGGGTGGATGTGACCGAAGTCGCCGGCAAGCCGGGTGCCTACAAGGCCACGGTGTTCCTGCGGCCGCACTTTCAGCTTGAGGAGCTGACCGCGTCGATCCGCCTGGTCGCGACCCTGCCGCCACCGGCAGCCGCCTGA
- the tssB gene encoding type VI secretion system contractile sheath small subunit, with product MAESTQHKLDRVRPPRVQITYDVEIGNAIEKKELPLVVGILADLSGKPLEPLPKLNERRFTEIDRDNFNEVLASIGPRATLQVNNTLSGDGSKLNIELNFKHIDDFDPVKVVEQVTPLRRLFEARQRLRDLLTKLDGNDDLDKLLRDVIANTEGLQEIKSARPDTAAPAPAGDSEAPAEPQA from the coding sequence ATGGCAGAAAGTACTCAGCACAAGCTAGACAGGGTTCGCCCACCCCGGGTGCAAATCACCTACGACGTCGAAATCGGCAACGCGATCGAGAAGAAAGAACTGCCGCTGGTTGTCGGTATTCTTGCCGACCTCTCCGGCAAGCCTCTCGAACCACTCCCGAAATTGAATGAACGGCGTTTCACCGAAATCGACCGCGACAACTTCAATGAAGTCCTCGCCTCGATCGGCCCACGCGCCACCTTGCAGGTCAACAACACCCTCAGCGGCGACGGCAGCAAACTCAACATCGAACTCAACTTCAAACACATCGACGACTTCGATCCGGTCAAGGTGGTCGAGCAGGTCACTCCGCTGCGGCGCCTGTTCGAAGCGCGCCAGCGTCTGCGCGATCTGCTGACCAAGCTCGATGGCAACGATGATCTGGACAAGCTGCTGCGTGACGTCATTGCCAACACCGAGGGACTGCAAGAGATCAAGTCGGCTCGTCCGGACACCGCCGCCCCCGCTCCTGCTGGCGACAGCGAAGCACCGGCTGAACCGCAAGCCTGA
- the tssE gene encoding type VI secretion system baseplate subunit TssE, protein MAGTGMLPPLFERLAASEVDTVQVFDRQGLLDSVHTELLRLFNTRRGSRPLTSPPSILDYGIADWTALQQQRSDDRRQLAREVREAITHFEPRLQLGEVQVNPVPDHPQQLSIRLVGELRSGQQHWPVAFVIEKASHGLEVRHERLD, encoded by the coding sequence ATGGCAGGCACCGGCATGCTCCCACCGTTATTCGAGCGCCTCGCCGCAAGCGAGGTCGACACCGTGCAGGTGTTCGATCGCCAGGGGCTGCTCGACTCGGTGCACACGGAGTTGCTGCGCCTGTTCAATACCCGACGCGGCTCACGTCCACTGACCTCCCCGCCGAGCATTCTCGACTACGGCATCGCTGACTGGACCGCCTTGCAACAGCAGCGCAGCGATGACCGTCGTCAGTTGGCGCGGGAAGTCCGCGAGGCGATCACCCATTTCGAACCGCGCCTGCAACTGGGCGAAGTTCAGGTCAATCCGGTCCCCGACCATCCGCAGCAACTGAGCATTCGGCTAGTGGGCGAGTTGCGCAGCGGCCAGCAGCACTGGCCCGTGGCATTTGTCATCGAGAAGGCCAGCCATGGTCTTGAGGTGCGTCATGAGCGACTCGATTGA
- a CDS encoding type VI secretion protein, which produces MYARLFSLLVLLSLAGCSLFGPRVDLDNLTLDVAPRANDDTPIAVDFIAVNDADLLKQLSGITARQWFAEREQYQRDYRQLMTVWGLELVPGQFIDKQPFPLGGKRAAGLLVFASYTTPGAHRLRLDDQSNAWLKFDSREMTLVSDHPN; this is translated from the coding sequence TTGTACGCACGTCTTTTTTCTTTGCTTGTGCTCCTGTCACTCGCCGGATGTTCGTTGTTCGGGCCTCGCGTCGATCTCGATAACCTGACGCTGGACGTCGCGCCCCGCGCCAACGATGACACGCCGATTGCGGTGGACTTCATTGCGGTGAACGACGCGGACCTGCTCAAGCAGTTGTCGGGCATCACCGCCCGTCAGTGGTTCGCCGAACGCGAGCAGTATCAGCGCGACTACCGACAGCTGATGACGGTCTGGGGACTGGAGCTGGTGCCCGGTCAATTCATCGACAAACAACCCTTTCCGTTGGGGGGCAAGCGGGCGGCTGGACTTTTAGTCTTCGCCAGCTATACCACTCCCGGAGCACACCGGTTGCGGCTGGACGATCAAAGCAACGCCTGGCTCAAGTTCGACAGTCGCGAGATGACGCTGGTCAGCGATCACCCGAACTGA